A genome region from Crossiella equi includes the following:
- a CDS encoding SDR family oxidoreductase translates to MGVLDGKSALVTGGSRGIGRAIVERLARDGAKVVFSYAGNAKAAADVELGVARAGGKAHAVQADLAHPDGVHHLYDQAEPYLEGLDILVNNAGTSHFQAFDEVTEEEYDRVMQLNARSVFFAMQRGLKIMRDHGRIINISSVTTVMPTPWAAVYTASKAATESFATVLAQEVGKRGITVNAVSPGATDTDMLRDLGGEEHLQGAAAITPLRRPGTPQDIADVVAFLAGPDGRWVTAQNIQAGGGIA, encoded by the coding sequence ATGGGTGTGCTGGACGGCAAGTCGGCGCTGGTGACGGGCGGATCCCGCGGTATCGGCCGGGCCATCGTGGAGCGGCTGGCCCGCGACGGCGCCAAGGTGGTCTTCAGCTACGCGGGCAACGCCAAGGCCGCCGCGGACGTCGAGCTCGGCGTTGCCCGAGCGGGCGGCAAGGCGCACGCGGTGCAGGCCGACCTGGCGCACCCGGACGGGGTGCACCACCTCTACGACCAGGCAGAGCCTTACCTGGAGGGGTTGGACATCCTCGTCAACAATGCGGGCACGTCGCACTTCCAGGCCTTCGATGAGGTGACCGAGGAGGAGTACGACCGCGTCATGCAGCTCAACGCGCGCTCGGTGTTCTTCGCGATGCAGCGCGGGCTCAAGATCATGCGCGACCACGGCCGCATCATCAACATCTCCAGCGTCACCACCGTCATGCCCACGCCGTGGGCCGCGGTCTACACCGCCAGCAAGGCCGCCACCGAGTCCTTCGCCACCGTGCTGGCCCAGGAGGTCGGCAAGCGCGGCATCACCGTCAACGCCGTCTCACCCGGGGCCACCGACACCGACATGCTGCGCGACCTCGGCGGCGAGGAGCACCTCCAGGGCGCGGCCGCGATCACCCCGCTGCGCCGTCCCGGCACGCCGCAGGACATCGCGGACGTGGTGGCCTTCCTGGCCGGACCCGACGGGCGCTGGGTCACCGCGCAGAACATCCAGGCGGGCGGCGGTATCGCCTAA
- a CDS encoding multicopper oxidase family protein, with amino-acid sequence MYALGYLLEFLSTAVLLLPLLLFARTVRRTGRAGVRRCHYVLAVLVLKLPPAAVLLSHGLAFGIRPLRTFVLVGVPMYFALRYTLPVLRRGGTSTDPKVVLPARLAAVGGGLAAVLNLLVQDTLTLWLAVAVFALVALVVVLDTSARHRAHLGLPATVRWSPWARLAAPLVLVVAAAGCGVAGSTLSAFPERLSMNSHGHHGTTEGRDLTELTGGPYDGPVRAVTITATEVDGRWTFGGTVPGTALRVRQGEVLSVRLLNRLPVPTTIHWHGVDVPNAVDGVAGVTQDAVPPGGEFTYTFRAAKPGTYWYHSHQVAHEQVRRGLFGTLVVDPAAGPAAEVDETLVVHQLLREPRRLRAEPGRRVRLRVVNANSGTERFTVTGGPFRIAALDGQELNEPGELTDRAFSLGGGGRADLDFLMPDNVVQVSNTGKPILTVTSRGQSVPAVRAQAQDVDLTAYGRPAPTPFGPDSAFTTSFAVDLDQGFGFHAGAFSFLWTVDGRVFPDAPMLRVREGDLVRVVFRNKGVNDHPMHLHGHHVLVLSRDGNPVTGSPLWLDTVLVRPGETWEVGFRADNPGIWMDHCHDLLHATNGMTLHVGYEGVRTPFTVGPVSGNKPE; translated from the coding sequence GGGTCCGCCGCTGCCACTACGTGCTCGCGGTCCTGGTGCTGAAGCTGCCGCCCGCCGCGGTGCTGCTCAGCCACGGCCTGGCCTTCGGCATCCGCCCGCTGCGCACGTTCGTGCTGGTGGGCGTGCCGATGTACTTCGCGCTGCGGTACACGCTGCCGGTGCTGCGGCGCGGCGGTACCAGCACCGACCCGAAGGTCGTGCTGCCCGCCCGGCTGGCCGCGGTGGGCGGCGGGCTGGCCGCGGTGCTCAACCTCCTCGTGCAGGACACGCTCACGCTCTGGCTCGCCGTGGCGGTGTTCGCGCTGGTCGCGCTGGTGGTCGTGCTGGACACCTCGGCCCGGCACCGCGCGCACCTCGGTCTGCCCGCGACCGTGCGCTGGTCGCCCTGGGCCCGGCTGGCCGCCCCGCTGGTGCTGGTGGTCGCGGCGGCGGGCTGCGGGGTGGCGGGCAGCACGCTGTCGGCCTTCCCGGAGCGGCTGTCCATGAACTCCCACGGGCACCACGGGACGACCGAGGGCCGGGACCTCACCGAGCTGACCGGCGGCCCGTACGACGGTCCGGTGCGCGCGGTCACGATCACCGCGACCGAGGTCGACGGGCGGTGGACCTTCGGCGGCACCGTGCCCGGGACGGCGCTGCGCGTGCGGCAGGGCGAGGTGCTGTCGGTGAGGCTGCTGAACCGGCTGCCGGTGCCGACCACGATCCACTGGCACGGCGTGGACGTGCCGAACGCGGTGGACGGCGTCGCCGGGGTCACCCAGGACGCGGTGCCACCCGGCGGCGAGTTCACCTACACCTTCCGCGCGGCCAAGCCCGGCACCTACTGGTACCACTCGCACCAGGTCGCGCACGAGCAGGTGCGGCGCGGGCTGTTCGGCACGCTGGTGGTCGATCCCGCCGCCGGACCGGCCGCCGAGGTGGACGAGACCCTGGTGGTGCACCAGCTGCTCCGCGAACCCCGCCGGCTGCGGGCCGAGCCCGGCCGCCGGGTGCGGCTGCGCGTGGTCAACGCCAACTCCGGCACCGAGCGGTTCACCGTCACCGGCGGGCCGTTCCGCATCGCCGCCCTGGACGGGCAGGAGCTGAACGAACCGGGCGAGCTGACCGACCGGGCGTTCTCGCTGGGCGGGGGTGGCCGGGCGGACCTCGACTTCCTGATGCCCGACAACGTTGTCCAGGTGTCGAACACGGGCAAACCGATCCTCACCGTGACCTCGCGCGGACAGTCCGTGCCCGCGGTCCGGGCGCAGGCGCAGGACGTGGACCTCACCGCGTACGGCCGCCCGGCACCCACCCCGTTCGGCCCGGACTCGGCGTTCACCACGAGCTTCGCCGTCGACCTGGACCAGGGTTTCGGCTTCCACGCGGGCGCCTTCAGCTTCCTGTGGACCGTGGACGGCCGGGTGTTCCCGGACGCGCCGATGCTGCGCGTGCGCGAGGGTGACCTGGTGCGCGTGGTGTTCCGGAACAAGGGCGTCAACGACCACCCCATGCACCTGCACGGCCACCACGTGCTCGTGCTCTCCCGCGACGGGAACCCGGTCACCGGCAGCCCGCTGTGGCTGGACACCGTGCTCGTCCGGCCGGGCGAGACCTGGGAGGTCGGCTTCCGCGCGGACAACCCGGGCATCTGGATGGACCACTGCCACGACCTGCTGCACGCCACGAACGGCATGACCCTGCACGTGGGGTACGAGGGGGTGCGCACTCCGTTCACCGTGGGCCCGGTCAGCGGGAACAAGCCCGAATAG